In Mytilus edulis chromosome 4, xbMytEdul2.2, whole genome shotgun sequence, the following proteins share a genomic window:
- the LOC139519049 gene encoding methyltransferase-like protein 25B, whose translation MECFCCNNNSVQSLQSFHTNALNFIALYKSVVDAYVSNFFVEDHWKKLPSSWKDVLCCMDTDELSDLLSVTSKHCRKVLPLSLLSFKSCTQTYSLGRSPVNLDSHKIKQTFQDNGRSDVMESNQSIPVQLEVPDSMKSKHSVQDGQYLPMNQCFRKHIKPKKQHEILQLGKLISLLSQASGSKHVIDVGSGQGHLSRILTFGHSLKVTTVEASGCHAPKAAKFDKDMSYTIRSHLKRKLKESKTVVSTDETCAVESIPLPNHVTCMIQPNTTPDDFLQVINSETSISNDDSLCQCPNHGPDDSLFRLQTCVKCNRKREISHLDKRLLLTGLHACGDLTPTILRVFARCDDIRGVASVGCCYMKMSTKESASEDAGYPMSKFVSELPDHQLTYEAREMACHSLDVYRQRLLDNPPNLKLHCYRALLQELVLHKRPDFVFGATKLTIKKAEQMGFEKYAKIALDKLGLDCEIDSDMLKTLLSKLSNWKDVVAFYTIRLALAPVVETAILLDRMFYLQEQGISSYLIPVFDPSLSPRNFALVAYK comes from the exons aatttttttgttGAAGACCATTGGAAGAAACTACCAAGTTCCTGGAAAGATGTGTTGTGTTGTATGGATACAGATGAATTGTCAGATCTTTTATCAGTTACTTCTAAGCATTGCAG AAAAGTTTTACCTCTCAGCCTTCTTAGCTTCAAATCCTGTACACAAACATACTCCTTAGGTCGCTCTCCTGTGAATCTAGATAGTCACAAAATAAAGCAAACATTCCAAGATAATGGTAGAAGTGATGTCATGGAATCAAATCAGAGTATACCAGTACAGTTGGAGGTACCAGATTCTATGAAGTCTAAACACAGTGTTCAGGATGGACAGTACCTCCCAATGAATCAATGTTTCCGTAAACATATAAAACCAAAGAAACAACATGAAATTCTCCAACTGGGAAAG CTGATTTCTCTTCTAAGTCAAGCATCTGGTAGTAAACATGTTATAGATGTTGGATCAGGGCAAGGTCACTTGTCACGAATATTGACCTTTGGTCACAGTTTGAAGGTCACAACAGTAGAAGCATCAGGATGTCATGCTCCAAAGGCTGCAAAATTTGACAA GGATATGTCTTATACTATTAGGTCTCATTTAAAG AGAAAGTTGAAAGAAAGTAAGACAGTAGTTTCTACTGATGAAACATGTGCTGTTGAAAGCATTCCTCTACCCAATCATGTGACTTGCATGATCCAACCAAATACCACACCAGATGATTTCCTTCAAGTCATCAACTCTGAGACCAGTATTTCAAATGATGATAGTCTATGTCAGTGCCCAAATCATGGCCCAGATGATTCTCTTTTTCGACTACAGACATGTGTAAAATGTAATAGGAAAAGAGAGATTTCACATTTGGACAAGAGGTTGCTATTGACAGGGTTACATGCCTGTGGAGACCTAACTCCTACTATCTTAAGAGTATTTGCCAGATGTGATGATATCCGAGGAGTGGCATCTGTTGGTTGTTGTTATATGAAAATGTCCACTAAAGAAAG TGCCAGTGAAGATGCAGGTTATCCTATGAGTAAATTTGTATCAGAATTACCAGATCATCAGCTGACCTATGAAGCAAGAGAAATGGCCTGTCATTCCTTAGATGTCTACAGACAGAGGTTATTAG ATAACCCACCAAATTTGAAGTTACACTGTTACAGAGCTTTGCTTCAGGAACTAGTTCTACATAAAAGGCCTGATTTTGTGTTTGGTGCTACTAAGCTAACCATAAAGAAAGCAGAACAAATGGGATTCGAAAA ATATGCCAAAATTGCATTAGATAAGCTGGGATTAGATTGTGAAATTGATTCAGACATGTTAAAGACACTGCTTAGTAAATTATCAAACTGGAAAGATGTGGTAGCTTTTTATACAATACGATTGGCACTAGCACCTGTGGTTGAAACTGCTATTCTGTTAGACAGGATGTTTTATCTTCAAGAACAAG GTATTTCTAGCTATTTGATTCCAGTATTTGATCCAAGTCTTTCACCAAGGAATTTTGCATTGGTAGCTTACAAGTGA
- the LOC139519050 gene encoding cytoplasmic dynein 2 intermediate chain 2-like, with product MFSDQTSECVSFPSSWKRERSLANSGCQTGDLITEEVAVQSRKYRDQKVQTDEEKDKGFRLADDRSGNLAEFLARVEPYLSKCLNKNLRSHAFDEYNVVWDEDNASVSCIRKLENAQFEGQLQITGLSWNSTGAVIAAAYGRYDHEDWCTHKTALCTWNLERRTIDENKPDTILELSCCLMCVAFHPTNPAVIAGGNFDGAVLLWDLSKEDDMLLATSETGEDSHQEPVSKVIWVPDTTTSKKNKFLLMSVSGDGKMLVWKYDRKTKKFELNNGFILMSSSLPKELKKTRNMRGDKEVGVTSVSFNCENKESFIVGSEPGALFKCSMNAHGEPAGSHVVSSVPLRSPVTFTYNPHYGPVYSAEFSPFHRNAFLTSAMDQTIRLYTMLQKPPVLTIEPGEGFVFSAKWSPVRPTLLAATTETGYLLIYDLKGDQTVPVLKLEASTKKLPVYTCQFNMNQPQLLATGDGSGTIHVFRLSEDLKSAQAREMDILNNLVDIAVEQ from the exons ATGTTTTCTGATCAAACATCTGAATGTGTTTCATTCCCGTCTTCCTGGAAGAGGGAAAG ATCTCTAGCCAACAGTGGTTGTCAGACAGGAGATTTAATTACAGAGGAAGTTGCAGTTCAATCTAGGAAATATAGAGATCAAAAG GTTCAAACAGATGAAGAAAAAGACAAAGGGTTCCGTTTAGCAGATGACAGATCAGGGAACTTAGCAGAATTTCTTGCGAGAGTGGAACCATATTTATCCAAATGCCTGAACAAAAATTTGAGAAGTCATGCCTTTGATG aATATAATGTAGTATGGGATGAAGATAATGCCTCTGTAAGCTGTATACGTAAACTGGAAAATGCTCAGTTTGAAGGACAG TTACAGATAACAGGATTATCATGGAACTCCACAGGTGCAGTGATAGCTGCAGC ATATGGTCGTTATGACCATGAAGACTGGTGTACACATAAAACAGCTTTATGTACCTGGAATTTAGAGAGACGGACCATTGATGAAAATAAACCAGATACAATACTAGAATTGTCATGTTGTCTTATGTGTGTAGCTTTTCATCCTACTAACCCTGCAGTTATAGCTGGAGGAAATTTTGATG GTGCAGTATTGTTATGGGATTTAAGTAAAGAAGATGACATGTTACTAGCAACCTCCGAGACAGGAGAGGATTCACATCAGGAACCAGTTTCTAAAGTCATATGGGTACCAGATACCACCACatcaaaaaagaacaaatttttg ttgATGAGTGTCAGTGGGGATGGAAAAATGTTGGTATGGAAATATGacagaaaaacaaagaaatttgAGCTAAATAATGG GTTTATTTTGATGTCATCAAGTTTACCTAAGGAGTTAAAGAAGACGAGAAACATGAGAGGAGATAAAGAAGTTGGCGTGACAAGTGTGTCATttaattgtgaaaataaagaaagtttTATAGTAGGATCTGAACCTGGTGCCTtgttcaaatgttcaatgaatgcaCATGGGGAACCAGCAGgaa GTCATGTTGTTTCATCTGTACCATTAAGATCACCTGTCACATTTACATATAATCCTCATTATGGGCCAGTTTATTCAGCAGAGTTTTCACCGTTCCATAGGAATGCCTTCCTAACATCAGCAATGGACCAAACTATTAGACTCTATACAATGTTACAG AAACCACCTGTATTAACAATAGAACCAGGAGAAGGTTTTGTGTTCTCAGCAAAATGGTCACCAGTAAGACCTACCCTTCTAGCAGCTACAACAGAAACTGGTTACCTGTTAATATATGATCTTAAAGGAGACCAGACAGTTCCTGTGTTAAAATTAGAAGCTAGTACCAAAAAGTTACCTGTTTATACATGTCAATTTAATATGAACCa gCCTCAGTTGTTAGCTACAGGTGATGGAAGTGGTACAATTCATGTGTTCAGATTGAGTGAAGATTTAAAGTCAGCACAAGCTAGAGAAATGGACATATTAAACAATCTTGTTGACATAGCTGTAGAACAATAA